One genomic region from Streptomyces sp. NBC_01304 encodes:
- a CDS encoding GH1 family beta-glucosidase, translating into MTDPIDLAALPQDFAWGTATSAYQIEGAVAEDGRSPSIWDTFSHTPGKIDNDDHGDVACDHYHRWREDIALMKRLGTNAYRLSLAWPRILPGGDGAVNAKGLDFYDQLIDGLLEAGITPSVTVYHWDLPQALQDRGGWPERDTAHHLAAYASVVAERLGDRVSHWATLNEPLCSAWIGHLEGRMAPGLTDLDAAVRASYHLLLGHGLATQAIRAAAPGAQVGIVNNLSTVEAASDRPEDIAAARRMDGHTNRWWLDPVHGRGFPSDMLDVYGIELPEQAGDLATMAEPLDWLGLNYYFPAVVTDDPTGPAPYARQVQRLDVPRTGMDWEIDAGGIEELLLRLTHDYGARKLYVTENGSAYPDVVRRDGTIDDPERADYLIGHLAACVSAARKGAPLAGYFAWSLLDNFEWAYGYDKRFGLVHVDYATQNRTVKGSGHRYADVIRAHRSQARKAA; encoded by the coding sequence GTGACCGACCCCATCGACCTCGCCGCGCTCCCGCAGGACTTCGCGTGGGGCACCGCGACCTCCGCGTACCAGATAGAAGGAGCCGTCGCCGAGGACGGCCGCTCCCCCTCGATCTGGGACACCTTCTCGCACACGCCCGGAAAGATCGACAACGACGATCACGGGGACGTCGCCTGCGACCACTATCACCGGTGGCGCGAGGACATCGCCCTGATGAAGCGGCTGGGCACCAATGCGTACCGGCTGTCGCTGGCCTGGCCGCGGATCCTGCCCGGCGGGGACGGCGCGGTGAACGCCAAGGGACTCGACTTCTATGACCAGTTGATCGACGGGCTTCTGGAAGCGGGCATCACCCCGTCCGTGACCGTCTACCACTGGGATCTGCCGCAGGCCTTGCAGGACCGGGGCGGCTGGCCCGAGCGGGACACCGCGCACCATCTGGCCGCGTACGCCTCCGTCGTCGCGGAGCGCCTCGGGGACCGGGTCAGCCACTGGGCCACGCTCAACGAGCCGCTGTGCTCCGCCTGGATCGGCCACCTGGAGGGGCGGATGGCCCCGGGTCTGACCGACCTCGACGCGGCCGTGCGCGCCTCCTACCACCTGCTGCTCGGCCACGGTCTGGCCACGCAGGCGATCCGCGCCGCCGCCCCGGGGGCGCAGGTCGGCATCGTCAACAACCTCTCCACCGTCGAGGCGGCGAGCGACCGGCCCGAGGACATCGCGGCGGCCCGCCGGATGGACGGCCACACCAACCGCTGGTGGCTCGACCCGGTCCACGGGCGCGGCTTCCCCTCCGACATGCTCGACGTGTACGGCATCGAACTCCCCGAGCAGGCAGGCGACTTGGCCACCATGGCCGAGCCGCTGGACTGGCTGGGCCTCAACTACTACTTCCCGGCCGTCGTCACCGACGACCCCACCGGGCCGGCCCCCTACGCCCGCCAGGTGCAGCGCCTCGATGTGCCGCGTACCGGCATGGACTGGGAGATCGACGCAGGCGGCATCGAGGAGCTGCTCCTGCGCCTCACCCACGACTACGGCGCCCGCAAGCTGTACGTCACCGAGAACGGCTCCGCCTACCCCGACGTCGTCCGCCGCGACGGCACCATCGACGACCCCGAGCGCGCCGACTACCTGATCGGGCACCTCGCCGCCTGCGTGAGCGCCGCCCGCAAGGGCGCTCCGCTGGCCGGATATTTCGCCTGGTCGCTGCTGGACAACTTCGAGTGGGCGTACGGCTACGACAAGCGCTTCGGTCTGGTGCACGTCGACTACGCCACCCAGAATCGCACGGTCAAGGGCAGTGGGCACCGCTACGCGGACGTGATCCGCGCGCATCGCTCGCAGGCCCGCAAGGCGGCCTGA
- a CDS encoding coagulation factor 5/8 type domain-containing protein, whose product MRTPPTDPSSARTLGSPSRRKVIAAAAAALPAAGLAAYAAPSATAAPAPSGSAAAASSAAVAGKRVRGGGDLGPNVLVFDPATPGIQAKLDEIFKQQEAAQFGTGRYALLFKPGTYNGLNAQLGFYTSIMGLGLTPDDTLFNGDVTVDAGWFGGNATQNFWRSAENLALNPVNGTNRFAVSQAAPFRRMHVKGNLNLAPDGYGWASGGYIADSKIDGTVGPYSQQQWYTRDSSIGGWLNAVWNMVFSGVEGAPGQSFPEPPYTTLQTTPRSREKPFLYLDGADYKVFLPALRTDARGTSWGSGTPKGESLPLTSFYVVKAGATATTINAALAQGLNLLFTPGIYHVDKPIEIGRAGTVVLGIGYPTIVPDGGTTALKVADVDGVRLAGLLVDAGPQNSATLLEVGPTGASRDHSANPTTVQDVFIRIGGAGAGKATTSMVINSRHTIVDHTWVWRADHGDGVGWETNRADYGVVVNGADVLATGLFVEHFNKYDVQWNGERGRTIFYQNEKAYDAPNQAAIQNGAIRGFAAYKVADSVAEHEAWGLGSYCYYKDDPSIIQDHGFAAPNKSGVKFHGLLVVSLGGKGQYAHVINNTGDPTSGTSTVPSKVVQYP is encoded by the coding sequence ATGCGCACGCCCCCCACTGACCCCTCGTCGGCGCGCACCTTAGGTTCACCGTCACGCCGCAAGGTGATCGCCGCGGCAGCCGCCGCGCTGCCCGCCGCCGGGCTCGCGGCGTACGCCGCCCCGTCCGCAACAGCCGCACCCGCGCCGTCCGGCTCGGCGGCAGCCGCCTCGTCCGCCGCCGTGGCCGGCAAGCGCGTGAGAGGCGGCGGAGACCTCGGGCCGAACGTCCTCGTCTTCGACCCGGCCACCCCCGGCATCCAGGCCAAGCTGGACGAGATCTTCAAGCAGCAGGAGGCGGCCCAGTTCGGCACCGGCCGCTACGCGCTGCTGTTCAAGCCGGGAACGTACAACGGTCTCAACGCCCAACTCGGCTTCTACACCTCCATCATGGGCCTGGGCCTGACCCCCGACGACACGCTGTTCAACGGCGACGTGACCGTGGACGCCGGCTGGTTCGGCGGCAACGCCACCCAGAACTTCTGGCGCTCCGCGGAGAACCTGGCCCTGAATCCGGTCAACGGCACCAACCGCTTCGCGGTCTCCCAGGCCGCGCCCTTCCGCCGGATGCACGTCAAGGGCAACCTCAACCTGGCGCCCGACGGCTACGGCTGGGCCAGCGGCGGCTACATCGCCGACAGCAAGATCGACGGAACCGTCGGGCCGTACTCCCAGCAGCAGTGGTACACCCGCGACAGCTCCATCGGCGGCTGGCTCAACGCCGTGTGGAACATGGTCTTCTCCGGCGTCGAGGGCGCCCCCGGGCAGTCCTTCCCCGAGCCCCCGTACACGACTCTCCAAACCACGCCCCGCTCCCGCGAGAAGCCGTTCCTCTACCTCGACGGCGCGGACTACAAGGTGTTCCTGCCCGCGCTGCGCACCGACGCCCGTGGCACCAGCTGGGGCAGCGGCACCCCCAAGGGCGAGTCCCTGCCCCTCACCTCGTTCTACGTCGTCAAGGCGGGCGCCACCGCGACGACCATCAACGCCGCGCTCGCCCAGGGCCTCAACCTGCTGTTCACGCCCGGCATTTACCACGTCGACAAGCCGATCGAGATCGGCCGCGCGGGCACCGTCGTCCTCGGGATCGGCTACCCGACCATCGTCCCGGACGGCGGCACCACCGCGCTCAAGGTCGCCGACGTGGACGGCGTACGCCTGGCCGGACTGCTCGTGGACGCCGGTCCGCAGAACTCCGCGACCCTCCTGGAAGTCGGACCCACCGGGGCGTCCCGGGACCACTCCGCCAACCCCACCACCGTGCAGGACGTGTTCATCCGCATCGGCGGCGCGGGCGCCGGCAAGGCCACCACCAGCATGGTCATCAACAGCCGGCACACGATCGTCGACCACACCTGGGTGTGGCGCGCCGACCACGGCGACGGCGTGGGCTGGGAGACCAACCGGGCCGACTACGGCGTCGTGGTCAACGGCGCCGACGTCCTGGCCACCGGTCTGTTCGTGGAGCACTTCAACAAGTACGACGTCCAGTGGAACGGCGAGCGCGGCCGCACGATCTTCTACCAGAACGAGAAGGCGTACGACGCCCCCAACCAGGCGGCCATCCAGAACGGCGCCATCCGCGGCTTCGCCGCCTACAAGGTGGCCGACTCGGTCGCCGAGCACGAGGCCTGGGGCCTGGGCAGCTACTGCTACTACAAGGACGACCCCAGCATCATCCAGGACCACGGCTTCGCCGCCCCGAACAAGTCGGGGGTGAAGTTCCACGGCCTGCTTGTGGTGTCCCTCGGCGGCAAGGGCCAGTACGCACACGTCATCAACAACACCGGCGACCCCACGTCCGGTACGTCGACCGTGCCGTCGAAGGTCGTCCAGTACCCCTGA
- the glgX gene encoding glycogen debranching protein GlgX, with protein sequence METWAGRSYPLGAMYDGTGTNFALFSEVAEKVELCLIDDDGAEQRIRVREVDGLVWHVHLPGIRPGQRYGYRVHGPYAPELGHRCSPAKLLLDPYARAIDGEPDDHASLFDGGPGSEAGPNPEDSLGHTFVSVVTDTVFDWENDRPPDHPYHDTVIYEAHVRGLTRAHPGLPPELRGTYAALGHPVMLEHLSELGVTAIELMPVHQFLQDGHLREKGLSNYWGYNTIGFFAPHHAYASGGSRGEQVTEFKSMVKSLHRAGIEVLLDVVYNHTAEGNERGPTLSFRGIDNAAYYRLVDDDPAHYFDTTGTGNSLLMRHPHVLQLIMDSLRYWVQEMHVDGFRFDLAATLARQFHEVDRLSAFFDLVQQDPVVSRVKLIAEPWDIGDGGYHVGNFPSQWSEWNGEFRDTVRDFWRGQDATLADFATRLAGSSDLYEADRRRPRASINFVTAHDGFTLRDLVSYNQKHNEANGEDGNDGSDDNRSWNCGAEGDTDDATVLELRARQQRNLLTTLLCSQGIPMIAHGDELGRTQQGNNNVYCQDNELSWVDWDLDAPRQDLLAFVRRLVRLRHDHPVLRRRRHFRGETDNDHIDDLVWLRPDGTVMQGDDWDRDDARAIAAFLHGGALPPGPRGERVIDDSLLILVNSHHEAIDFQLPMADYGKTWHTVLSTAETRDGRARTDGTDGTARTVRRGESEGNSTLDAGTVIPVEGRSIRILSCPAPGQDFADPGPGLSGTAQTS encoded by the coding sequence ATGGAGACCTGGGCGGGCCGCTCGTATCCACTGGGTGCCATGTACGACGGCACCGGCACGAACTTCGCGTTGTTCAGCGAGGTCGCCGAGAAGGTGGAGCTCTGCCTGATCGACGACGACGGTGCGGAACAACGGATCCGCGTACGCGAAGTGGACGGCCTCGTCTGGCACGTCCACCTGCCCGGCATCCGGCCCGGGCAACGCTACGGCTATCGCGTGCACGGCCCCTACGCCCCCGAGCTGGGGCACCGGTGCAGTCCCGCCAAACTGCTCCTGGACCCCTACGCCAGGGCCATCGACGGGGAACCCGACGACCACGCGTCACTGTTCGACGGAGGGCCCGGCAGCGAGGCCGGCCCGAACCCCGAGGACAGCCTGGGCCACACCTTCGTGTCGGTGGTGACGGACACGGTGTTCGACTGGGAGAACGACCGCCCACCGGACCACCCGTACCACGACACTGTGATCTACGAGGCGCACGTACGGGGACTGACCCGCGCGCACCCCGGTCTTCCTCCCGAACTCCGCGGCACGTACGCCGCACTCGGCCACCCCGTCATGCTGGAGCACCTGAGTGAACTGGGCGTGACCGCCATCGAGTTGATGCCGGTGCACCAGTTCCTGCAGGACGGCCACCTGAGGGAGAAGGGCCTGTCCAACTACTGGGGTTACAACACCATCGGCTTCTTCGCGCCGCATCACGCCTACGCCTCCGGGGGCAGCCGCGGTGAGCAGGTCACGGAATTCAAGTCGATGGTCAAGTCCCTGCACCGGGCCGGGATCGAGGTCCTCCTGGACGTCGTCTACAACCACACAGCGGAAGGCAACGAGCGCGGCCCGACCCTCTCCTTCCGGGGCATCGACAACGCGGCCTACTACCGGCTGGTCGACGACGACCCGGCGCACTACTTCGACACCACCGGCACCGGCAACAGCCTGCTGATGCGGCACCCCCACGTCCTCCAGCTGATCATGGACTCGCTGCGCTACTGGGTGCAGGAGATGCACGTCGACGGGTTCCGCTTCGACCTGGCCGCCACGCTGGCCCGCCAGTTCCACGAGGTCGACCGGCTGTCCGCGTTCTTCGACCTGGTCCAGCAGGACCCCGTGGTCAGCCGGGTGAAACTGATCGCCGAGCCCTGGGACATCGGTGACGGCGGCTATCACGTGGGGAACTTCCCGTCCCAGTGGAGCGAATGGAACGGTGAATTCCGAGACACCGTAAGGGACTTCTGGCGAGGACAGGACGCCACGCTCGCCGACTTCGCCACCCGGCTGGCAGGTTCCTCGGACCTGTACGAAGCCGACCGCCGACGCCCCCGCGCCAGCATCAACTTCGTGACCGCCCACGACGGATTCACCCTGCGCGACCTGGTCTCGTACAACCAGAAACACAACGAGGCCAACGGCGAGGACGGCAACGACGGCTCCGACGACAACCGGTCCTGGAACTGCGGCGCGGAAGGAGACACCGACGACGCCACCGTCCTCGAGCTGCGCGCCCGGCAGCAGCGCAACCTGCTCACCACCCTGCTGTGCTCCCAGGGCATTCCGATGATCGCCCACGGGGACGAACTGGGGCGCACCCAGCAGGGAAACAACAACGTGTACTGCCAGGACAACGAACTGTCCTGGGTCGACTGGGACCTCGACGCCCCGCGCCAGGACCTGCTCGCCTTCGTGCGGAGGCTGGTGCGGCTGCGACACGACCATCCCGTACTGCGACGCCGGCGGCACTTCCGTGGCGAGACCGACAACGACCACATCGACGACCTGGTCTGGCTCCGCCCGGACGGCACCGTGATGCAAGGCGACGACTGGGACCGCGACGACGCCCGTGCCATTGCCGCCTTCCTCCACGGTGGCGCCCTCCCGCCAGGGCCTCGCGGGGAACGCGTCATCGACGACTCGCTGCTGATCCTGGTCAACAGCCACCATGAGGCGATCGACTTCCAACTCCCCATGGCGGACTACGGAAAGACCTGGCACACGGTGCTTTCCACCGCGGAGACCCGGGACGGCAGGGCCAGGACGGACGGGACGGACGGGACGGCCAGGACGGTCAGGAGGGGCGAATCCGAGGGGAACTCCACGCTCGACGCGGGCACCGTCATCCCTGTCGAGGGACGCAGCATCCGCATCCTGTCCTGCCCGGCCCCTGGGCAGGACTTCGCAGATCCCGGTCCGGGGCTGTCCGGGACGGCACAGACGTCGTGA
- a CDS encoding SAM-dependent methyltransferase, with protein sequence MPSFEVTPIGTVHNDRTDVQHTDNWGAVRSTITIDERFGETCLQGLDGFSHVEVLFVFDQLPEPDDYREPRPYRGRSDLPPVGVFAGRGPRRPNRIGVTCCAVESVHGRVLTVVGLDAVSGTPVIDVKPAMAEFRPADIKQPQWVSDMMAEYFQP encoded by the coding sequence ATGCCAAGTTTCGAGGTCACACCGATAGGTACCGTCCACAACGACCGGACGGACGTCCAGCACACCGACAACTGGGGTGCCGTCCGCAGCACGATCACCATCGACGAGCGCTTCGGTGAGACGTGCCTCCAGGGCCTGGACGGCTTCTCCCACGTGGAGGTCCTCTTCGTCTTCGACCAGCTCCCGGAACCCGACGACTACCGCGAACCCCGCCCCTACCGCGGCCGCTCCGACCTCCCACCCGTCGGCGTCTTCGCCGGCCGGGGCCCCCGCAGACCCAACCGCATCGGCGTGACGTGCTGCGCCGTCGAATCCGTCCACGGCCGCGTACTGACGGTGGTGGGCCTCGACGCGGTCTCGGGCACCCCGGTCATCGACGTGAAGCCGGCCATGGCGGAGTTCCGCCCGGCGGACATCAAGCAGCCGCAATGGGTCAGCGACATGATGGCGGAGTACTTCCAGCCATGA
- a CDS encoding DinB family protein — protein MTRINDIPPAWDERTQLTTFLDYARDTARAKCEGVSAENARKALLPGSPLMTMSGLINHLRWVEYYWFQVVFLGEEDQGPWTDEDPDREMRVAVDFPLTQLLDEYAEQSARYRELVAANSLDEQARRTRREGRVDLRWILLHLTEETARHNGHLDILREMLDGTTGD, from the coding sequence ATGACCAGAATCAACGACATCCCGCCCGCGTGGGACGAGCGCACCCAGCTCACCACGTTCCTCGACTACGCACGTGACACCGCCCGCGCCAAGTGCGAGGGCGTCTCCGCGGAGAACGCCCGCAAGGCGCTCCTGCCGGGCTCGCCGCTGATGACCATGAGCGGATTGATCAACCATCTCCGCTGGGTCGAGTACTACTGGTTCCAGGTGGTCTTCCTCGGCGAGGAGGACCAGGGCCCCTGGACCGACGAGGACCCCGACCGCGAGATGCGTGTCGCCGTCGACTTCCCGCTCACGCAGCTGCTCGACGAATACGCCGAACAAAGCGCCCGCTACCGCGAACTCGTCGCCGCGAACAGCCTGGACGAGCAGGCCCGACGAACCCGCCGCGAGGGCCGTGTCGACCTGCGCTGGATCCTCCTCCACCTCACCGAGGAGACGGCCCGCCACAACGGCCACCTCGACATTCTCCGCGAGATGCTCGACGGCACGACCGGCGACTGA
- a CDS encoding discoidin domain-containing protein, whose product MAQPPTRRLGHSARAATAAALLAGAVVALPVPAAHAAGSVVKVTGSQGNWQLTVDGAPYTVKGITWGPSASDAARYMPDVKSLGVNTVRTWGTDASSAPLFDAAAANGVKVVAGFWLQPGGGPGSGGCVNYLTDTDYKNKMLAEFPKWADTYKNNPGVLMWSVGNESVLGLQNCFSGDELQRQRDAYTTFVNDIAKKIHAVDPNHPVTSTDAWTGAWPYYKKNAPDLDLYTVNSYQDVCGVKSAWESGGYTKPYIITETGPAGEWEVPDDANGVPKEPTDTEKAAGYKRAWSCVTDHRGVALGATVFHYGTEYDFGGIWFNLLPAGEKRLSYYALKQAYGASTGGDNTPPVIGDLSVPNASAVPAGRELTITAPATDPEGDSLTYEVLFNSKYIDNSGALTTAAHTDLGGGRLKVTAPDRTGVWKVYVKAKDGHGNVGIETRSIKVVAPPVDGTNVALGKPTTASSAQNTDYGGCPCPGSNATDGKADTRWASDWADPQWLQVDLGTSTAIRHVQLNWEGAYGKTYTIQTSDDGQNWRTVREVTAGNGGIDDFDVTGNGRYVRLHGTARGTGYGYSLYEFGVYS is encoded by the coding sequence GTGGCACAACCTCCCACCCGCAGACTCGGGCACTCCGCCCGGGCCGCCACCGCGGCCGCGCTCCTCGCAGGCGCCGTGGTCGCCCTGCCCGTACCTGCCGCGCACGCCGCCGGCAGCGTGGTCAAGGTGACCGGCTCCCAAGGCAATTGGCAGCTCACCGTGGACGGCGCCCCCTACACCGTCAAGGGCATCACCTGGGGGCCCTCCGCCTCCGACGCCGCCCGCTACATGCCGGACGTCAAGTCCCTCGGCGTCAACACCGTCCGCACCTGGGGCACCGACGCCTCCAGCGCGCCGCTGTTCGACGCGGCAGCCGCCAACGGCGTCAAGGTCGTCGCAGGGTTCTGGCTGCAGCCCGGCGGCGGCCCGGGCAGCGGCGGCTGCGTCAACTACCTCACCGACACCGACTACAAGAACAAGATGCTCGCCGAGTTCCCCAAGTGGGCGGACACCTACAAGAACAACCCGGGCGTCCTGATGTGGAGCGTCGGCAACGAGTCGGTGCTCGGCCTGCAGAACTGCTTCAGCGGCGACGAACTGCAGCGCCAGCGCGACGCGTACACCACCTTCGTCAACGACATCGCGAAGAAGATCCACGCCGTCGACCCCAACCACCCGGTGACCTCCACCGACGCCTGGACCGGCGCCTGGCCCTACTACAAGAAGAACGCCCCCGACCTCGACCTCTACACCGTCAACTCCTACCAGGACGTGTGCGGCGTCAAGTCGGCCTGGGAGAGCGGCGGTTACACCAAGCCGTACATCATCACCGAGACCGGACCCGCCGGCGAGTGGGAGGTCCCCGACGACGCCAACGGCGTCCCCAAGGAGCCCACCGACACCGAGAAGGCCGCCGGCTACAAGCGGGCCTGGAGTTGCGTCACCGACCACCGGGGCGTCGCCCTCGGCGCGACGGTCTTCCACTACGGCACCGAGTACGACTTCGGCGGCATCTGGTTCAACCTGCTGCCCGCGGGCGAGAAGCGCCTGTCGTACTACGCCCTGAAGCAGGCCTACGGCGCCTCCACCGGCGGCGACAACACACCCCCCGTCATCGGCGACCTGAGCGTGCCGAACGCCTCGGCGGTCCCGGCCGGCCGAGAACTGACGATCACCGCACCGGCCACCGACCCGGAGGGCGACAGCCTCACCTACGAAGTGCTCTTCAACAGCAAGTACATCGACAACAGCGGCGCCCTCACCACGGCCGCCCACACCGATCTCGGCGGCGGCCGGCTGAAGGTCACCGCGCCCGACCGCACCGGCGTGTGGAAGGTGTACGTCAAGGCCAAGGACGGCCACGGCAACGTCGGCATCGAGACCCGCTCGATCAAGGTCGTGGCCCCGCCGGTGGACGGCACCAACGTCGCCCTCGGCAAGCCCACCACTGCCTCCTCGGCCCAGAACACCGACTACGGCGGCTGCCCCTGCCCCGGTTCGAACGCCACCGACGGCAAGGCCGACACCCGCTGGGCAAGCGACTGGGCCGACCCCCAGTGGCTCCAGGTCGACCTGGGCACGTCCACCGCCATCCGGCACGTCCAGCTCAACTGGGAGGGTGCGTACGGCAAGACGTACACGATCCAGACCTCGGACGACGGCCAGAACTGGCGGACCGTGCGCGAGGTGACGGCCGGCAACGGAGGCATCGACGACTTCGATGTCACGGGTAACGGTCGCTACGTACGCCTGCACGGCACCGCACGCGGCACCGGATACGGGTATTCGCTCTACGAGTTCGGCGTCTACAGCTGA
- a CDS encoding DUF1996 domain-containing protein, with protein MARRSKIFSGLLISGALVLTTLGVSGVAMSADAPDAGAGQGAHHAAAQAGGSHSGHTMAASTKAAAEDLDADGYIPANPPVTGVEPSTKEPPHRYFHEFQANCTVTHTKPDDPIVYPGQPGKSHDHTFMGNTTTDANSTTESLSSGATKCKAPGDKSGYWMPTLLNGTQSVLPVGPQVIYYKAGVTDYTSVRPFPKGLRFVVGSPTQSAEEFRAHRGFVEGWECGDSFFNVDIPKTCPDRPDVQLNIRFQAPSCWDGKYLDTPDHKSHMAYPVVNPGTNNNICPASHPVALPMVEFKMAFPVNGDMSQVKLASGAGHSFHYDFFNAWDDRTLKALVDHCVVGALQCNARGYDETHPEAGAALDENYELP; from the coding sequence ATGGCACGGAGATCCAAGATTTTCTCGGGGTTACTGATATCCGGCGCGCTGGTCTTGACGACCCTCGGTGTGAGCGGGGTCGCCATGAGCGCCGACGCGCCGGACGCGGGCGCGGGGCAAGGCGCTCATCACGCGGCGGCGCAGGCCGGTGGGTCGCACAGCGGCCACACCATGGCCGCCTCCACCAAGGCCGCCGCCGAGGACCTCGACGCCGATGGCTACATCCCCGCGAACCCGCCGGTCACCGGCGTGGAACCCTCGACGAAGGAGCCGCCCCACCGGTATTTCCACGAGTTCCAGGCCAACTGCACGGTCACGCACACCAAGCCCGACGACCCCATCGTCTATCCCGGCCAGCCGGGCAAGTCCCATGACCACACCTTCATGGGCAACACCACGACCGACGCCAACAGCACCACCGAATCCCTGAGTTCGGGCGCCACCAAGTGCAAGGCGCCCGGCGACAAGTCCGGTTACTGGATGCCGACCCTGCTCAATGGCACACAGTCCGTGCTGCCGGTCGGTCCGCAGGTCATCTACTACAAGGCGGGCGTGACCGACTACACGAGCGTGCGGCCCTTCCCCAAGGGGCTGCGGTTCGTCGTCGGCAGTCCGACGCAGAGCGCGGAGGAGTTCCGGGCCCACCGCGGGTTCGTCGAGGGCTGGGAGTGCGGCGACAGCTTCTTCAACGTCGACATCCCGAAGACCTGTCCGGACCGGCCGGACGTCCAGCTCAACATCCGCTTCCAGGCGCCGAGTTGCTGGGACGGCAAGTATCTGGACACGCCGGACCACAAGAGCCACATGGCGTATCCGGTGGTTAATCCCGGCACCAACAACAACATCTGCCCGGCCAGTCACCCTGTTGCGCTGCCGATGGTCGAGTTCAAGATGGCCTTCCCCGTCAACGGCGACATGTCGCAGGTCAAGCTGGCGAGCGGTGCGGGCCACTCGTTCCACTACGACTTCTTCAACGCGTGGGACGACCGCACGCTGAAGGCACTGGTGGATCACTGTGTGGTCGGCGCCCTGCAGTGCAATGCGCGCGGCTATGACGAGACCCACCCCGAAGCGGGCGCGGCGCTCGACGAGAACTACGAACTGCCCTGA
- a CDS encoding MFS transporter, producing the protein MSKSTQLGLLRDRDFRCLFAATALGQLGDRIIFLALPMVAIATLHVDEFQVGLLTAMTAAGSLLAGLPAGAWVDRVRKRSVMISTDLARALLLLTIPAAWWAGLLTIWWLYAVALVHGVLTVFFDVAYVSYLPHLVGRNKVVEGNSKLAAVRSVTSVSGPTVAGPLVGLVGAPATLLVSSAGMALSGLLAITIRKRERKPEPSEHPQLIREIKEGLTFVVNSPTLRAIMLGDAIFNLFLVMYQTMLLVFLERETGLQSFGIGLILSGMGCGALLGALSAARISTWVGQGRVIWLGSLVACPLTVLMPLARTGWCLYLAAIGLAAFSLCGVVRVVTQSSFQQALTPDRLLGRMSATTRFVSWSGIPLGRLLGGASGSAFGATTTLWIGAAGMTLSALPNFLSPLRTTRTLPTEKTPEFAC; encoded by the coding sequence ATGTCTAAATCCACCCAGCTCGGCCTCTTGCGCGATCGGGATTTCAGATGCTTGTTTGCTGCCACCGCGCTCGGTCAGCTGGGCGACCGCATCATCTTTCTGGCCTTGCCCATGGTTGCCATTGCGACATTGCATGTCGATGAGTTTCAGGTCGGATTACTGACCGCGATGACCGCGGCAGGGTCGCTCCTGGCAGGACTGCCGGCAGGCGCGTGGGTGGACCGCGTGCGGAAGCGATCGGTGATGATCAGCACCGATCTCGCTCGCGCGCTGCTTCTCTTGACGATACCGGCGGCGTGGTGGGCAGGCCTCCTCACCATCTGGTGGCTCTACGCAGTCGCCCTGGTCCATGGGGTGTTGACCGTCTTCTTCGATGTTGCGTACGTCAGCTATCTCCCGCACTTGGTGGGACGCAACAAGGTCGTGGAAGGGAACTCAAAACTGGCGGCAGTACGCTCGGTGACCAGTGTCAGCGGGCCGACCGTGGCAGGACCACTGGTCGGCCTGGTCGGAGCCCCTGCAACGCTTCTGGTGAGTTCGGCCGGGATGGCTCTGTCGGGGCTGCTCGCGATCACCATCCGGAAGCGCGAACGGAAGCCGGAACCGAGTGAGCACCCTCAATTGATTCGCGAGATCAAGGAGGGATTGACGTTCGTGGTCAACTCCCCCACCCTGCGGGCAATCATGCTGGGGGATGCCATATTCAACCTCTTCCTGGTCATGTATCAGACCATGTTGCTTGTCTTCTTGGAGCGGGAGACAGGTCTCCAGTCCTTCGGTATCGGCCTCATTCTTTCGGGCATGGGCTGTGGAGCCTTGCTGGGTGCGCTGTCGGCGGCCAGGATCTCGACTTGGGTCGGGCAAGGCCGGGTCATCTGGCTCGGGTCATTGGTCGCCTGTCCGTTGACCGTCCTCATGCCGTTGGCGCGAACGGGTTGGTGCCTGTACCTGGCTGCGATCGGGCTCGCGGCCTTTTCGCTGTGCGGAGTTGTTCGCGTGGTGACTCAATCAAGCTTCCAACAAGCCCTGACGCCGGATCGGCTTCTGGGTCGGATGAGCGCAACAACTCGATTCGTCTCCTGGAGCGGCATTCCTCTCGGCCGGCTCTTGGGCGGAGCCTCGGGCTCCGCGTTCGGAGCGACAACCACCCTGTGGATCGGTGCAGCAGGTATGACGCTGAGCGCCCTTCCCAACTTCTTGTCACCGCTTCGGACAACGCGCACGTTGCCCACGGAGAAGACCCCTGAGTTCGCGTGCTGA